In one window of Bradyrhizobium sp. AZCC 1721 DNA:
- a CDS encoding URC4/urg3 family protein encodes MTADATADGLSPLSAEAVRSRAHRMLEIGLNDQLQHFKVDLGRLDEAVDLVLATTRKAYPTFDIPFHSRWRHFVVGGIDRWAVLADAKNWRGRKERARAEFDLAMISVLLDAGAGPSWRYRDPLTGASIGRSEGLALASLDMFARGVFSAKADEPLRADVAVLQRLTVADLQTGFQVADENPLVGLEGRISLLRRLGDVASASPQIFARDDTARPGGLFDHLTATADAGVIAASTILSELLRQLGPIWPSRITFGGIPLGDCWHHPALKTEDATSGLVPLHKLSQWLSYSLIEPIQRAGLQVTDIDGLTGLAEYRNGGLFVDAGVLVLRDPMDAQREHDVASLLVVEWRALTVALLDRLADLLRQRVGLDAVSLPLAKILEGGTWAAGRALAFARRPDGSPPVKVISDGTVF; translated from the coding sequence GTGACAGCAGACGCGACGGCAGACGGCTTATCTCCCTTAAGTGCGGAAGCGGTGCGCAGTCGCGCGCACCGGATGCTGGAAATCGGCTTGAACGACCAGCTTCAGCATTTCAAGGTCGATCTTGGCCGGCTCGACGAGGCGGTTGATCTCGTGCTTGCGACAACGCGCAAGGCCTATCCGACGTTCGATATTCCCTTTCATTCGCGCTGGCGCCATTTTGTCGTCGGCGGCATCGATCGCTGGGCGGTCCTTGCCGACGCCAAGAACTGGCGCGGCAGGAAAGAGCGCGCGCGCGCCGAGTTTGACCTTGCCATGATCAGTGTGCTGCTCGATGCTGGAGCAGGCCCGTCGTGGCGCTATCGCGATCCCTTGACGGGCGCAAGTATCGGCCGTTCGGAGGGGCTGGCGCTTGCCAGTCTGGACATGTTTGCGCGTGGTGTCTTCTCAGCGAAGGCTGACGAACCGTTGCGAGCGGATGTCGCTGTGCTTCAGCGGCTGACTGTTGCCGATCTGCAGACTGGCTTTCAGGTTGCGGACGAGAATCCGCTGGTTGGCCTCGAGGGCCGTATCAGCCTTCTTCGCCGGCTCGGCGACGTAGCATCGGCGTCGCCGCAGATATTCGCCCGCGACGACACGGCTCGGCCGGGTGGATTATTTGATCACCTCACAGCGACGGCCGACGCGGGGGTGATCGCTGCCTCGACGATTTTGTCAGAACTTTTGCGCCAATTGGGGCCGATCTGGCCGTCGCGCATAACGTTCGGCGGAATTCCGTTAGGAGATTGCTGGCATCATCCGGCGCTGAAGACCGAGGATGCGACCAGCGGGCTGGTGCCGCTGCACAAATTGTCGCAGTGGCTATCGTATTCGCTGATCGAGCCGATACAGCGGGCGGGGCTGCAGGTGACGGATATCGACGGCCTGACGGGCCTCGCGGAATACCGCAACGGTGGATTGTTCGTCGACGCCGGGGTACTGGTGCTGCGCGACCCCATGGACGCGCAACGCGAACATGATGTCGCGTCTCTGCTCGTGGTCGAGTGGAGGGCGCTGACCGTCGCGCTGCTGGACAGGCTGGCGGATCTGCTGCGGCAACGCGTTGGTCTTGACGCGGTCTCTCTTCCACTGGCGAAGATTCTGGAAGGCGGCACCTGGGCGGCGGGCAGGGCGCTGGCGTTCGCGCGCCGGCCTGATGGTTCGCCGCCCGTCAAGGTCATTAGCGACGGTACGGTTTTCTAG
- a CDS encoding AMP nucleosidase, protein MKNHGRPQAIGPIATPEPFVRQSFDDARKAVAALRSLYARNTQFLRDSFAALAAGSDSNRRYRAFYPEISVTTSSYTQVDSRQSYGHMPTPGQYSTTITQPDLFETYLIEQLDLIMRNHGVPVVVSESETPIPLHFAFQEGTYVDGAAARNIKRPIRDLFDVPDLDGTDDQIANGTYEAPVGRPRPLSQFTAQRVDYSLHRLQHYTATSPNHFQNFVLFTNYQFYIDEFCARARDLMANGDTGYAEFVEPGNVIIRRGEQRPAAGVTTARLPQMPAYHLKRPDNAGITMVNIGVGPANAKTITDHIAVLRPHAWLMLGHCAGLRDTQALGDYVLAHAYMREDHVLDDDLPLWVPLPALAEIQVALEEAVAEVTGLSGYDLKRVMRTGTVASIDNRNWELRDRRGPIQRLSQSRAIALDMESATIAANGFRFRVPYGTLLCVSDKPLHGELKLPGMATEFYKRQVAQHLTIGIRTMEKLADMPLERLHSRKLRNFSETAFQ, encoded by the coding sequence ATGAAGAATCACGGCCGTCCCCAAGCCATCGGGCCAATAGCCACACCAGAGCCCTTCGTGCGGCAAAGCTTCGACGACGCGCGCAAGGCGGTCGCGGCTTTGCGATCACTTTATGCCCGAAATACCCAGTTTCTGCGCGATTCCTTCGCCGCGCTCGCGGCTGGCAGCGACAGTAACCGGCGATACCGGGCGTTCTACCCGGAAATCAGCGTCACCACGAGCTCATACACCCAGGTCGATTCTCGTCAGTCCTATGGCCACATGCCGACGCCCGGGCAGTATTCGACCACGATCACCCAGCCCGACCTGTTCGAAACCTATCTCATCGAGCAGCTCGATTTGATCATGCGCAACCATGGCGTTCCGGTCGTCGTGTCGGAATCGGAAACCCCCATCCCGCTGCATTTTGCTTTTCAGGAAGGCACCTACGTTGACGGCGCCGCTGCCAGGAACATCAAGCGACCGATCCGAGACCTGTTCGACGTTCCAGATCTTGATGGAACCGACGATCAGATCGCCAATGGCACATACGAAGCACCGGTCGGCCGGCCGAGGCCGCTGTCGCAATTCACCGCGCAGCGCGTCGACTATTCCCTGCATCGCCTGCAGCACTACACGGCCACCAGCCCCAACCACTTTCAGAACTTCGTGCTGTTCACCAACTACCAATTCTACATCGACGAGTTCTGTGCTCGCGCCAGGGACCTGATGGCGAACGGCGATACCGGCTATGCCGAATTCGTCGAGCCCGGCAATGTCATCATCAGACGCGGGGAACAGCGACCGGCCGCCGGCGTGACAACGGCGCGTCTGCCGCAGATGCCGGCATATCACCTGAAGAGGCCGGACAACGCAGGCATCACCATGGTCAATATCGGTGTCGGGCCCGCGAACGCCAAGACGATCACCGACCATATCGCCGTACTCAGGCCGCATGCGTGGCTCATGCTCGGGCACTGTGCCGGATTGCGCGACACCCAGGCGCTTGGCGACTACGTGCTGGCGCATGCTTACATGCGGGAGGACCATGTTCTCGACGACGACCTCCCGCTATGGGTGCCCCTTCCTGCGCTGGCCGAAATCCAGGTCGCGCTCGAGGAGGCCGTGGCGGAAGTGACCGGGCTATCCGGATATGACCTGAAGCGCGTCATGCGCACCGGCACCGTTGCTTCCATCGACAATCGCAATTGGGAATTGCGCGACCGGCGTGGTCCGATCCAGCGGCTCTCGCAGTCGCGCGCCATTGCGCTCGATATGGAATCGGCGACCATCGCCGCCAACGGATTCCGCTTCCGCGTACCCTACGGCACCTTGCTATGCGTGTCCGACAAGCCGTTGCACGGAGAACTGAAGCTGCCCGGCATGGCCACCGAATTCTATAAGCGGCAGGTCGCCCAGCATCTGACCATCGGCATCCGCACGATGGAGAAGTTGGCGGACATGCCATTGGAACGGCTGCACTCGCGCAAGCTCAGAAACTTCTCGGAAACGGCCTTCCAGTAA
- a CDS encoding DEAD/DEAH box helicase, with product MVALHLLAQWRKSGRKGVVFLAESENRAERLGAVIHALAPSCDVLVFPRLNTLPFDQLEPSHEIAGRRSSVLRRLAKPEKPILLVSTAEAVMERLPTVASWSRVILRLKVGAAFSEQDLRARLEALGYDVDDEADYPGGALFHGKTFEIFPAGALGPFRVEHSGGLIRRIVAFDPIEHDIVFETKELLIDPMSERLAFGNIRGKRSTLFDYCGRAKWIADAGVSAHADSWLSTIEEAAGRTDRGGEYLGRREWKQATRRMNVLSQKARFAPSPDFSQVASPRKALRAFVDDTRRAGSRLVFVAAHEDDLRVLERMSGVKAEHFADWNEATAGRDREAALLADFDRGFVLPGRKPLVVVTASDVLGSRAHHPQPLARSWSAAFDHADVPEQGTAVVHLQRGLALLDGLQTVATGGGSSREMIRLVFAGDDAVLVPPADLALIWPYASERGELALDKADGSTWWSRRTEAEHEIQIAGKQLAKHISQRRRRRAPKLVPPGPIYERFVARFPYFTTVDQAKAIRDVLNDLASGHPMDRIICGDVGFGKTEVALRATAAVVLSGKQVAIAVPTTVLARQHVATFRKRFAPFGIEVGSLSRTGSGAETRGVKEGLKSGKLKVVIGTQALASKDVKFARLGLVVIDEEQHFGAAEKARLSGLAKSIHALWMSATPIPRTLAGGLAGFRDLSVIASPPIHRLPVVTKVAPLSDAAIASALLREQRRHGQSFLICPRIQDLDPMLARVQSMAPDLRIVCLHGKLPADDIDDRMMSFVEGAADVLLATNIVESGLDIPRANTIVVCWPEKFGLAQLHQLRGRVGRSGIRAFAHLLTDSGSERSEKRLAVLEEFNRPGAGFAISARDLDLRGAGDVLSERQSGHVQVFGPVLYSHLLKLASEKADDRTADLWVPDLNLPVGDMLPAGYVQSEAVRLEIYGRVARCRSEDELDDLEEETSRRFGRLPPAAREFFAAARLRIDCRRRGIIRLDVGLDAVAATFLPGRLRKSKARSLQRDGDRVVYISNGRDGPLGKVEEFLDLLDE from the coding sequence ATGGTGGCCCTCCATCTGCTCGCACAGTGGAGGAAGTCGGGTCGCAAAGGCGTCGTCTTTCTTGCTGAAAGCGAGAATAGGGCCGAGCGGCTGGGTGCCGTCATTCATGCCCTCGCGCCTTCGTGCGATGTGCTTGTTTTTCCAAGACTGAATACGCTGCCGTTCGATCAGCTGGAGCCGTCGCACGAAATCGCGGGTAGACGAAGCTCGGTCTTGAGGCGCCTTGCCAAGCCTGAGAAGCCGATCCTGCTCGTATCCACGGCAGAGGCCGTGATGGAGCGCCTTCCCACTGTGGCGAGTTGGTCCCGGGTCATCCTCCGTTTGAAAGTCGGTGCCGCGTTCTCTGAACAAGATCTCCGGGCGCGGCTTGAGGCCCTCGGATACGACGTCGATGACGAGGCGGACTATCCCGGCGGCGCGCTGTTTCACGGGAAGACATTCGAGATTTTTCCCGCCGGCGCGCTCGGTCCGTTCAGAGTAGAGCATTCCGGCGGGCTGATACGTCGGATCGTGGCGTTCGATCCGATAGAACATGACATCGTTTTTGAGACGAAAGAGCTTCTCATCGACCCGATGTCGGAGCGGCTGGCGTTCGGGAACATACGCGGAAAGCGCTCGACCCTATTCGACTATTGTGGTCGAGCCAAGTGGATCGCGGATGCCGGCGTTTCAGCGCACGCTGATAGCTGGCTCAGCACGATCGAGGAGGCGGCGGGTCGCACGGACAGGGGCGGAGAATACCTCGGAAGACGCGAATGGAAGCAGGCGACCAGGCGTATGAACGTGCTGTCGCAAAAGGCACGTTTCGCTCCCTCACCGGACTTTTCGCAGGTTGCATCGCCCAGGAAGGCGCTTCGTGCGTTCGTCGACGATACGCGGCGCGCCGGTTCGCGCCTGGTTTTCGTCGCAGCGCATGAGGACGATCTGCGCGTGCTGGAACGGATGAGCGGAGTCAAGGCTGAGCACTTTGCGGATTGGAACGAGGCGACGGCCGGACGCGACCGTGAGGCGGCGCTTCTGGCCGACTTCGATAGGGGTTTTGTCTTGCCTGGTCGGAAACCTCTCGTCGTTGTGACGGCTTCCGATGTGCTCGGCAGCAGGGCTCATCATCCGCAGCCCCTGGCCAGAAGCTGGAGTGCGGCTTTCGACCACGCAGATGTGCCGGAGCAAGGGACAGCGGTCGTTCATTTGCAGCGGGGACTGGCCTTGCTCGACGGCTTGCAGACCGTGGCAACGGGGGGCGGGTCGTCGCGCGAAATGATCAGGCTGGTATTTGCTGGAGACGATGCCGTTCTCGTTCCGCCCGCCGACCTCGCACTGATCTGGCCATACGCGTCGGAGCGCGGCGAACTCGCCCTCGACAAAGCGGATGGTAGTACATGGTGGAGCCGGCGTACCGAGGCGGAGCACGAAATTCAAATCGCCGGCAAGCAGCTCGCCAAGCACATCAGCCAGCGGCGCCGCCGGCGGGCTCCGAAACTTGTACCTCCTGGTCCCATCTATGAGAGGTTTGTCGCGCGTTTTCCGTATTTCACGACAGTCGACCAAGCGAAAGCCATTCGGGACGTTTTGAATGATCTTGCGTCGGGCCACCCCATGGACAGGATCATTTGCGGCGACGTCGGATTCGGCAAAACCGAGGTGGCGTTGCGAGCCACGGCTGCCGTCGTATTGTCAGGGAAGCAGGTGGCGATAGCGGTGCCGACGACCGTCCTGGCAAGACAGCATGTCGCGACTTTCCGCAAACGCTTCGCTCCGTTTGGCATCGAAGTGGGCAGTTTGTCGCGAACCGGTTCGGGCGCAGAGACAAGAGGGGTGAAGGAGGGACTGAAGAGTGGCAAATTGAAGGTCGTGATCGGAACGCAGGCCCTCGCCTCGAAGGACGTGAAGTTCGCCCGCCTCGGCCTTGTCGTCATCGATGAGGAACAGCATTTTGGGGCGGCGGAGAAGGCGAGACTTTCCGGGCTGGCCAAGAGTATTCATGCCCTTTGGATGAGCGCCACGCCGATTCCGCGGACTCTCGCGGGCGGTCTTGCTGGCTTCAGGGATCTTAGCGTAATTGCCTCTCCGCCCATTCATCGACTCCCGGTCGTCACAAAGGTCGCTCCTCTTTCGGATGCTGCTATTGCCTCCGCATTGCTGCGCGAGCAAAGGCGCCACGGGCAAAGCTTCTTGATCTGTCCGCGAATTCAAGATCTCGATCCGATGCTGGCGCGCGTTCAATCGATGGCCCCGGATCTCCGCATCGTCTGTCTGCATGGCAAGTTGCCCGCCGACGACATAGACGACCGAATGATGAGCTTCGTCGAAGGCGCGGCGGACGTGCTGCTGGCGACCAACATCGTGGAGAGCGGTCTCGATATCCCGCGTGCAAACACGATCGTGGTTTGTTGGCCCGAAAAGTTCGGTCTTGCGCAACTTCATCAACTCAGAGGAAGGGTGGGTCGCAGCGGGATACGGGCGTTTGCGCATTTGCTGACCGATTCGGGCTCGGAGCGATCTGAGAAGCGGTTGGCCGTTTTGGAAGAGTTTAACAGACCGGGCGCGGGTTTCGCGATCAGTGCGCGGGATCTGGATCTCAGGGGAGCGGGGGATGTGCTTTCAGAGCGACAGTCGGGTCATGTGCAGGTGTTCGGACCCGTGCTCTACAGTCACCTTCTGAAGTTGGCCTCGGAGAAAGCCGACGACAGAACAGCCGACCTGTGGGTGCCTGACCTGAATCTGCCGGTAGGGGACATGTTGCCCGCAGGCTACGTGCAATCGGAGGCGGTTCGGCTGGAAATCTACGGCCGCGTCGCCAGATGCCGAAGCGAAGATGAACTGGACGATCTCGAGGAG
- the upp gene encoding uracil phosphoribosyltransferase: protein MEGVTIVDHPLVQHKLTLIRDKTISTKSFRELLKEIGMLLCYEVTRDLPLTDVEVETPLARMHSAKIAGKKLVFVPVLRAGVTFVDGMLDLVPTARVAHIGLYREPHSFVAVEYFFKSPSDLHERLAIVVSPVLATANTAVAAVDRLKERGAKDIRLVCLLAAPEGVERFRGLHPDVRLWTAGIDEGLDANAFILPGLGDAGDRAYGTR from the coding sequence ATGGAAGGCGTTACGATCGTGGATCACCCGTTGGTCCAGCACAAGCTTACGCTGATCCGCGACAAGACGATTTCGACCAAGTCTTTTCGCGAGCTCCTCAAGGAAATCGGAATGCTGCTTTGTTACGAGGTGACGCGCGACCTGCCGCTAACCGATGTGGAGGTCGAGACTCCGCTTGCACGAATGCACTCCGCCAAGATCGCGGGTAAGAAACTGGTTTTCGTGCCGGTGTTGCGGGCAGGGGTGACCTTTGTCGACGGAATGCTGGACCTCGTTCCGACCGCTCGCGTCGCGCATATCGGGCTCTACCGCGAACCGCATTCGTTCGTGGCGGTCGAATATTTCTTCAAATCGCCGTCCGATCTTCACGAGCGACTGGCAATCGTGGTGTCGCCGGTTCTTGCGACGGCGAACACGGCGGTGGCGGCGGTGGATCGGCTGAAGGAACGCGGCGCGAAGGATATTCGGCTGGTATGCCTGCTTGCCGCGCCGGAAGGTGTAGAGCGCTTCCGGGGCCTGCATCCCGACGTGCGATTGTGGACGGCCGGTATCGACGAGGGGCTCGATGCAAACGCCTTTATCCTGCCTGGCCTTGGTGATGCCGGGGATCGCGCCTACGGAACGCGGTAA
- the tenA gene encoding thiaminase II — translation MSFFERLKTAASAEWRAYTEHPFTNGLADGSLAEGAFRHYLVQDYLFLIEFARACALAVYKSPKLADMREAAAGLSAILDVEMNLHVKLCAGWGLSPGDLEQAPPAVEMLAYTRYVLDAGMRGDLLALKVALAPCVIGYAEIATRLASRPDALAATNPYRVWIAEYAGAPYQEVAAKARAHLENLADLYATPAREAELIAIFKEATRLESDFWEMGWRAGQRAQ, via the coding sequence ATGAGTTTCTTCGAGCGCCTAAAGACAGCAGCATCCGCCGAGTGGCGGGCCTACACCGAACATCCCTTCACGAACGGGTTGGCGGACGGTTCGCTCGCCGAGGGGGCGTTTCGTCACTACCTCGTCCAGGACTACCTTTTTCTCATCGAGTTTGCCCGCGCCTGCGCGCTCGCCGTCTACAAGTCGCCCAAGCTTGCCGACATGCGTGAAGCGGCCGCTGGCCTCTCGGCCATCCTCGACGTCGAGATGAACCTGCATGTAAAGCTGTGCGCCGGCTGGGGCCTGTCGCCCGGCGATCTCGAACAGGCCCCGCCTGCCGTCGAGATGCTGGCCTATACACGCTACGTACTTGACGCTGGAATGCGCGGCGATCTGTTGGCACTCAAGGTGGCGCTTGCGCCTTGCGTGATCGGCTACGCGGAGATTGCGACGCGGCTTGCGTCGCGACCCGATGCGCTCGCTGCAACGAACCCATATCGGGTTTGGATCGCCGAGTATGCCGGCGCGCCATATCAGGAGGTCGCGGCGAAAGCGCGGGCTCATTTGGAGAATCTCGCCGATCTCTACGCCACGCCCGCCCGCGAGGCCGAGCTGATCGCGATCTTCAAGGAAGCTACGCGACTCGAGTCGGACTTCTGGGAAATGGGCTGGCGCGCGGGCCAGCGTGCACAATAG
- a CDS encoding GTP cyclohydrolase II has protein sequence MSNSNRIDHIRLTSHPVPGATHEFPIVWGAPTARERGPIIGTVSRPQDRNVIGTHGGSYAVYRALAVSSGALDPIRRPDLTNTHPAATVGPFSQWIDPERIVALDPWGHLVAENFRAEITEGIDIRPSIAITRARLDLPEIQAALTAKRLVPDGEFVHASGSVSVVKIAIDPVWHLPGIARRFGTSVTNLRRALFEQTAGMFPELVTRPDLQVFLPPIGGTTVYLFGDVTKLPDHRTKITCRVHDECNGSDVFGSDICTCRPYLIQGIEECARAGQSGGLGVIVYNRKEGRALGEVTKFLVYNARKRQEDGDDASAYFERTECVAGVQDARFQQLMPDVIHWLGLKRIDRFISMSDMKYDALTGQGIDIVERVAIPDYMIPADAHVEIAAKKAAGYFSPDTKPEDLIASGRPLEKY, from the coding sequence ATGAGCAATTCCAATCGTATCGACCATATTCGCCTGACATCGCATCCGGTGCCTGGTGCAACACATGAATTCCCGATCGTGTGGGGAGCGCCGACCGCGCGTGAACGTGGTCCCATCATCGGGACGGTATCGCGCCCGCAGGATCGCAACGTGATTGGCACTCACGGGGGCTCCTATGCGGTCTACCGCGCGCTTGCCGTTTCTTCGGGTGCGCTGGATCCGATCCGTCGTCCCGACCTGACCAACACACACCCGGCCGCGACCGTTGGGCCGTTCTCGCAATGGATAGATCCGGAACGCATTGTTGCGCTCGATCCGTGGGGACATCTCGTCGCGGAGAACTTTCGCGCCGAAATCACGGAAGGCATCGATATCCGGCCGAGCATCGCGATCACGCGGGCCAGGCTCGACCTGCCGGAAATTCAGGCGGCTCTGACCGCCAAGCGGCTGGTGCCCGATGGCGAGTTCGTTCACGCCAGCGGTTCCGTCTCCGTTGTCAAGATTGCGATCGATCCGGTCTGGCACTTGCCCGGGATCGCGCGGCGCTTCGGCACGAGCGTGACCAATCTGCGGCGTGCGCTGTTCGAACAGACCGCGGGCATGTTTCCCGAGCTTGTCACGCGCCCCGATCTGCAAGTCTTTCTTCCGCCGATCGGCGGAACGACCGTCTATCTGTTCGGCGATGTCACGAAGCTTCCGGACCATCGGACCAAAATCACCTGTCGCGTCCATGACGAGTGCAACGGTTCGGATGTTTTCGGCTCGGACATTTGCACCTGCCGTCCATATCTCATTCAGGGCATCGAGGAATGCGCGCGCGCCGGACAATCGGGGGGGCTGGGCGTTATCGTCTACAATCGCAAGGAAGGCCGGGCGCTCGGCGAGGTCACGAAGTTTCTGGTCTACAATGCGCGCAAGCGCCAGGAAGATGGCGACGATGCATCCGCCTATTTCGAACGAACGGAATGCGTTGCCGGGGTGCAGGATGCGCGTTTCCAGCAACTGATGCCGGATGTCATTCACTGGCTGGGATTGAAGCGCATCGACCGCTTCATCTCGATGAGCGACATGAAATATGATGCGCTGACGGGGCAGGGTATCGACATTGTCGAGCGCGTCGCCATTCCCGATTACATGATTCCCGCCGACGCCCATGTGGAAATCGCCGCCAAGAAAGCCGCGGGATATTTTTCACCTGACACAAAGCCTGAGGACCTGATCGCCTCCGGTCGGCCGCTCGAAAAATACTAG